A window from Brucella sp. BE17 encodes these proteins:
- a CDS encoding invasion associated locus B family protein, producing the protein MRKNATAIVLGLAGLVASSLVANAKTNYLGEFRDWGVYQNTDLPGNKCYTLTVPSKSQPSSVRHGDNFVIISKSAEGYSPQLVMGYPLKSNGVVDVMVDGANFSFFSEGNRAWAEKVADEARLVRAMRSGKTLNVKAVSARGTKTRYTFSLMGLSASLQRVDGCR; encoded by the coding sequence ATGAGAAAAAATGCAACCGCCATAGTGCTTGGGCTGGCAGGGCTGGTGGCGAGTTCTCTCGTGGCAAACGCAAAGACAAACTATCTCGGAGAATTCAGGGACTGGGGCGTCTATCAGAATACCGATCTTCCCGGTAACAAATGCTACACCTTGACGGTCCCGAGCAAATCGCAACCATCGAGCGTTCGCCATGGGGATAATTTCGTTATCATTTCAAAGTCCGCTGAAGGTTATAGCCCGCAACTGGTCATGGGATATCCGCTCAAGTCTAACGGCGTTGTCGATGTAATGGTGGATGGCGCAAATTTTTCCTTCTTTAGTGAAGGCAATCGCGCATGGGCGGAAAAGGTGGCTGACGAAGCACGTCTTGTGCGTGCGATGCGCTCAGGTAAGACCCTCAATGTGAAGGCTGTTTCGGCGCGCGGGACGAAAACACGTTATACGTTTTCGCTCATGGGGCTTTCCGCCTCCCTGCAACGCGTGGATGGTTGTCGATAA
- a CDS encoding DUF475 domain-containing protein encodes MATLRYFIWPLIFTVLGLAAAVWLGYEMTGTFGGMVSVFIICAVLSVLEISLSFDNAIVNARILRDMTPEWQHRFLTWGIIIAVFGMRIVFPLAIVAVAMWTDPISALKLAIWQPDEYARVIAESHTGIAAYGGTFLLMVGMKYFFDVEKDVHWIKAIESRMSKFASIQGVEIGVAIALILFFSYQLDADHSHTFLVAALFGLLTFLAVEGLGEVLDATQGQMDMVRRGGLGAFIYLEVLDASFSFDGVIGAFALTTNLFIIAIGLGIGAFYVRSLTIMLVERKTLGQYRYLEHGAFYAILVLAVIMYVQTLVHIPEVITGLIGAMLIGLSFMSSIRYNKLNPKWQDDGEEAPSH; translated from the coding sequence ATGGCCACCCTGCGTTATTTTATCTGGCCCCTGATTTTTACAGTCCTGGGTCTCGCCGCCGCTGTATGGCTCGGATATGAGATGACAGGCACCTTCGGGGGAATGGTGTCGGTTTTCATTATCTGTGCTGTATTGAGCGTTCTGGAAATCTCGCTTTCCTTTGACAACGCTATCGTGAATGCCCGCATTCTGCGTGATATGACGCCGGAATGGCAGCACCGCTTCCTGACGTGGGGCATCATCATCGCCGTTTTCGGCATGCGTATTGTCTTCCCGTTGGCGATTGTCGCGGTTGCTATGTGGACCGACCCGATTTCCGCCCTCAAGCTCGCGATCTGGCAGCCTGACGAATATGCGCGGGTGATTGCTGAATCCCATACCGGCATCGCTGCCTACGGCGGCACCTTCCTGCTGATGGTCGGCATGAAATACTTCTTCGATGTCGAAAAAGATGTCCACTGGATCAAGGCGATTGAAAGCCGGATGTCGAAATTCGCGTCGATCCAAGGCGTGGAAATTGGTGTAGCAATCGCGCTGATTCTGTTCTTCTCCTATCAGCTTGATGCAGACCATTCCCATACATTCCTCGTCGCAGCGCTTTTCGGCCTTCTGACCTTCCTCGCCGTCGAAGGACTGGGCGAAGTGCTGGATGCCACACAGGGACAGATGGATATGGTTCGTCGTGGCGGGCTTGGTGCGTTCATCTATCTGGAAGTGCTCGATGCGAGCTTCTCTTTCGATGGCGTGATCGGTGCATTTGCCTTGACAACCAACCTTTTCATTATCGCAATCGGTCTTGGCATCGGCGCTTTCTACGTGCGTTCGCTCACCATCATGCTCGTCGAACGCAAGACGCTCGGCCAGTATCGTTATCTCGAACACGGGGCTTTTTATGCCATTCTCGTTTTGGCGGTGATCATGTATGTCCAGACGCTGGTTCACATTCCCGAAGTCATTACCGGACTGATCGGTGCAATGCTGATCGGTCTCTCCTTCATGTCGTCGATACGCTATAACAAGCTCAACCCAAAATGGCAGGATGACGGCGAGGAAGCCCCGAGCCACTAA
- a CDS encoding YcgN family cysteine cluster protein: MSTKPFWRTKTLEQLNRREWESLCDGCGQCCLHKLLDDDTEEIYWTSVACTLLDPDTGHCCDYPNRKKTVPDCVFLTPEIVDEVAWLPATCAYRLVAEGSDLYWWHPLVSGSSETVHEAGVSVRGKVTAFDHEMKNDADYINHMAPPE; encoded by the coding sequence ATGAGCACGAAACCTTTCTGGCGTACGAAAACTCTGGAGCAGCTTAACCGTCGCGAGTGGGAAAGCTTGTGTGATGGATGCGGGCAGTGCTGCCTGCATAAATTGCTCGATGACGATACCGAGGAAATCTACTGGACAAGTGTCGCCTGTACGCTGCTTGATCCGGATACGGGTCATTGCTGCGATTACCCCAACCGTAAAAAGACGGTACCGGATTGCGTTTTCCTTACGCCTGAAATTGTCGATGAAGTGGCGTGGCTGCCTGCAACCTGTGCCTATCGGCTTGTTGCGGAAGGCTCTGACCTCTATTGGTGGCATCCGCTCGTGTCCGGCAGTTCGGAAACAGTGCACGAGGCGGGTGTTTCCGTGCGCGGGAAAGTCACGGCATTCGATCACGAGATGAAAAACGACGCTGATTATATCAACCACATGGCCCCGCCCGAATAG
- a CDS encoding HlyU family transcriptional regulator: MSFLKRLFGGGSAAAETPSEPKEAGRLEHKDFLIIATPYSEGGQYQVCGLISKTINGEMKEHRFVRADRCPGIEDAASISLNKGRQIVDEQGDSLFA, encoded by the coding sequence ATGTCTTTTTTGAAGCGTCTTTTCGGTGGTGGCAGTGCTGCTGCTGAAACGCCGTCAGAGCCGAAAGAAGCCGGGCGTCTGGAGCACAAGGACTTCTTGATAATCGCCACGCCCTATAGTGAAGGCGGCCAGTATCAGGTTTGCGGTTTGATCTCCAAGACGATCAATGGTGAGATGAAAGAGCATCGTTTTGTTCGGGCCGACCGTTGTCCGGGCATTGAGGATGCTGCAAGTATTTCTCTCAACAAAGGGCGCCAGATCGTGGACGAGCAGGGCGACAGTCTTTTCGCCTGA
- the rpoD gene encoding RNA polymerase sigma factor RpoD, with product MATKVKENEEAEVEREGATDGPLLDLSDDAVKKMIKVAKKRGYVTMDELNAVLPSEQVTSEQIEDTMSMLSDMGINVVEDDEQDNDREESEEEAEESGGDLVEATGTAVAATTTKKEPTDRTDDPVRMYLREMGSVELLSREGEIAIAKRIEAGRETMIAGLCESPLTFQAIIIWREQLNESNILLREIIDLETTYAGPEAKQAPAIERVEEEKPRDDKTQRRSRDDDDITNVGGETQVEDDEDDEDEANLSLAAMEAELRPQVMETLDLIADTYKKLRKLQDQQVEGRLAATGELSSSQERRYKELKDQLITAVKSLSLNQNRIEQLVEQLYDINKRLVQNEGKLLRLAESFGVRREEFLKEYQGHELDPNWVERVATLTARGWKEFAAKEERGIGRLRSEIQNLATETAISIGEFRRIVTQVQKGEREASIAKKEMVEANLRLVISIAKKYTNRGLQFLDLIQEGNIGLMKAVDKFEYRRGYKFSTYATWWIRQAITRSIADQARTIRIPVHMIETINKIVRTSRQMLHEIGREPTPEELAEKLAMPLEKVRKVLKIAKEPISLETPVGDEEDSHLGDFIEDKNALLPIDAAIQANLRDTTTRVLASLTPREERVLRMRFGIGMNTDHTLEEVGQQFSVTRERIRQIEAKALRKLKHPSRSRKLRSFLDS from the coding sequence ATGGCAACGAAGGTTAAGGAAAACGAAGAAGCTGAAGTCGAGCGCGAAGGTGCGACCGACGGACCGCTTCTCGACCTTTCTGACGATGCTGTCAAGAAGATGATCAAGGTTGCGAAGAAGCGCGGCTACGTCACCATGGACGAGTTGAATGCCGTACTTCCTTCCGAGCAAGTGACATCCGAACAGATCGAAGACACCATGTCGATGCTTTCCGATATGGGCATTAATGTGGTCGAGGACGACGAGCAGGACAACGACCGCGAAGAGAGCGAGGAAGAGGCCGAGGAAAGCGGCGGCGATCTGGTTGAAGCGACCGGAACGGCTGTTGCCGCAACCACGACCAAGAAAGAGCCTACCGACCGCACTGACGATCCTGTGCGCATGTATTTGCGCGAAATGGGTTCTGTTGAGCTTTTGTCGCGCGAGGGCGAAATCGCCATCGCAAAGCGCATCGAAGCGGGTCGCGAAACGATGATTGCCGGGCTTTGCGAAAGCCCGCTGACCTTTCAGGCCATTATCATCTGGCGTGAGCAGTTGAATGAATCCAACATTCTGCTGCGCGAGATCATCGACCTTGAAACCACTTATGCCGGACCTGAGGCCAAGCAGGCGCCGGCTATCGAGCGGGTGGAAGAAGAAAAGCCGCGCGATGACAAGACTCAGCGGCGCTCGCGTGACGACGATGACATTACCAATGTCGGCGGCGAGACGCAGGTCGAGGACGACGAAGACGACGAGGACGAAGCCAATCTGTCGCTGGCTGCGATGGAGGCCGAGCTGCGCCCGCAGGTCATGGAAACGCTCGATCTGATAGCCGATACCTACAAGAAGCTGCGCAAGCTTCAGGACCAGCAGGTCGAGGGGCGTCTGGCTGCAACGGGTGAACTTTCCTCCAGTCAGGAGCGTCGCTATAAGGAACTGAAAGACCAGCTCATCACGGCTGTAAAGTCACTTTCGCTCAACCAGAACCGCATTGAGCAGCTTGTCGAGCAGCTTTATGACATCAACAAGCGTCTGGTGCAGAACGAAGGTAAGCTTTTGCGTCTGGCCGAATCCTTTGGTGTTCGTCGCGAAGAATTCCTCAAAGAGTATCAGGGTCATGAACTCGATCCCAACTGGGTCGAGCGTGTCGCTACACTGACCGCACGCGGCTGGAAGGAATTCGCTGCCAAGGAAGAACGCGGCATTGGGCGGCTGCGCAGTGAAATTCAGAATCTCGCCACGGAAACTGCCATCTCGATCGGTGAATTCCGCCGTATCGTCACGCAGGTGCAGAAGGGCGAACGCGAAGCCAGCATTGCCAAGAAGGAAATGGTGGAAGCAAACCTTCGTCTGGTGATTTCCATTGCCAAGAAATATACCAATCGCGGCTTGCAATTCCTCGATCTTATTCAGGAAGGCAATATCGGCCTGATGAAGGCGGTGGACAAGTTTGAATACCGCCGTGGTTACAAGTTCTCGACCTATGCGACGTGGTGGATCCGGCAGGCGATCACGCGTTCGATTGCTGATCAGGCGCGCACAATCCGTATTCCTGTGCATATGATCGAAACGATCAACAAGATCGTTCGTACCTCGCGCCAGATGCTGCATGAAATCGGTCGTGAGCCGACGCCGGAAGAACTGGCAGAAAAACTTGCCATGCCGCTTGAAAAAGTGCGCAAGGTCTTGAAAATCGCCAAGGAACCGATTTCGCTTGAAACGCCGGTCGGCGATGAAGAAGATTCACATCTGGGTGATTTCATTGAGGACAAGAATGCGCTTCTGCCAATCGATGCTGCCATTCAGGCCAACCTGCGTGATACCACGACCCGTGTTCTAGCTTCCCTGACCCCGCGTGAAGAACGTGTGTTGCGTATGCGCTTTGGCATTGGCATGAACACGGATCATACGCTGGAAGAAGTCGGCCAGCAGTTCTCGGTGACGCGTGAACGTATTCGCCAGATCGAAGCAAAAGCGCTGCGCAAGCTCAAGCATCCGAGCCGCTCGCGTAAACTGCGTTCGTTCTTGGATTCGTAA
- the dnaG gene encoding DNA primase: MRFPPSFLDEIRDRVPISTLIGARVSFDRKKSNPPKSDFWACCPFHGEKTPSFHCEDRKGRYHCFGCGVTGDHFRFLTELEGLSFPEAVERVADMAGVPMPARDPEMEKREAQRATLYDVMEMAAQFFEAQLQGAVGAKARAYLRDRGLSSTTQQAFRLGYAPESRNALKEFLASKGASREQIEACGLVVHGEGIAVSYDRFRDRVMFPIEDLRGRIIAFGGRALSAEAPAKYLNSPETELFHKGRILYNALRARKACQPQNGAPAKPIVAVEGYMDVIALSQVGIHHAVAPLGTALTEEQLELLWRISPEPVLCFDGDGAGLRAAHRAADLGLPALQPGKSLRFALLPEGQDPDDLVKEEGPSAFNAVLRDARPLVDLIWTRETASGVFDTPERRAELEARLREITSRIGNEDIRRHYQQDMRERTQSFFGQNRQGGPRNSSFNRRNENGRGGGRGGPQAGGGRLAISDSLARSTLVKRGRAGVGAHAPLRETAIVLTLLNHPRLIEEDFETVAALDLEHEALKKLHLSMLDVLAYDNIEDGIAMRRALAGLGHGELIEVLERIVKGARLWTATELAAQDDAREALRQAIHLHQRARTLHKELRAVEAALDTDETGELYARLNDIQNQILKAEATEALIDGFGLSSGRPPGGF; this comes from the coding sequence ATGCGTTTCCCACCCTCCTTTCTCGATGAGATACGCGATCGTGTTCCGATCTCGACGCTGATCGGAGCACGGGTTTCGTTCGACCGCAAGAAGAGCAATCCGCCCAAGAGCGATTTCTGGGCCTGCTGCCCGTTTCATGGCGAGAAGACGCCGAGCTTTCATTGTGAGGACCGCAAGGGTCGATATCACTGTTTCGGTTGTGGGGTCACAGGCGATCATTTCCGGTTTTTGACCGAACTCGAAGGTTTGAGCTTTCCTGAAGCTGTGGAACGCGTCGCCGATATGGCCGGTGTTCCCATGCCTGCACGCGATCCGGAAATGGAAAAGCGCGAGGCGCAGCGTGCAACCCTTTATGATGTCATGGAGATGGCAGCGCAGTTTTTTGAGGCCCAGCTTCAGGGTGCCGTGGGTGCCAAGGCGCGGGCTTATTTGCGTGATCGCGGCCTTTCTTCGACAACGCAACAGGCCTTTCGTCTGGGCTATGCGCCGGAATCGCGCAATGCGCTGAAAGAGTTTCTCGCATCCAAAGGCGCATCCCGCGAGCAGATCGAGGCTTGTGGTCTTGTCGTGCATGGCGAAGGCATTGCCGTCTCCTATGATCGTTTTCGTGATCGTGTGATGTTCCCGATTGAGGACCTTCGCGGGCGCATCATCGCTTTTGGCGGACGCGCGCTGTCGGCGGAGGCGCCTGCCAAATATCTCAATTCGCCCGAAACCGAACTTTTTCACAAGGGGCGCATTCTCTATAACGCCCTGCGGGCGCGAAAAGCCTGTCAGCCGCAAAATGGCGCGCCCGCCAAGCCGATTGTCGCCGTTGAAGGCTATATGGACGTGATCGCGCTTTCGCAGGTGGGTATTCATCATGCGGTCGCACCGCTTGGCACGGCCTTGACCGAGGAACAACTCGAACTTCTCTGGCGTATCAGTCCTGAGCCGGTGCTTTGCTTTGACGGCGATGGCGCGGGTCTGCGTGCTGCGCACCGGGCTGCCGATCTTGGTCTGCCTGCGCTGCAACCGGGAAAATCCTTGCGCTTTGCGTTGTTGCCGGAAGGGCAGGACCCGGATGATCTGGTCAAGGAGGAAGGGCCGTCGGCCTTCAATGCCGTTTTGCGTGATGCAAGGCCGCTGGTCGATCTGATCTGGACGCGTGAGACCGCGAGCGGTGTGTTCGACACGCCGGAGCGGCGCGCGGAACTTGAAGCCCGATTGCGTGAAATAACGTCGCGTATAGGCAATGAGGATATTCGCCGCCACTACCAGCAGGATATGCGCGAGCGCACGCAATCCTTTTTCGGGCAAAACCGCCAGGGCGGGCCTCGCAATTCGTCTTTCAATCGCCGCAACGAAAATGGTCGCGGCGGCGGGCGCGGCGGACCTCAAGCCGGAGGTGGACGGCTGGCGATTTCCGACAGTCTCGCCCGTTCCACGCTGGTCAAGCGCGGTCGAGCCGGCGTGGGCGCGCATGCTCCGCTGCGGGAGACGGCGATTGTGCTCACATTGCTTAATCATCCACGTCTGATCGAGGAAGATTTCGAGACGGTAGCAGCGCTTGATCTGGAACATGAGGCGCTCAAAAAACTGCATCTCTCCATGCTCGACGTACTGGCATATGATAATATCGAGGATGGCATTGCCATGCGCCGGGCGCTGGCGGGTCTCGGCCATGGCGAATTGATCGAGGTGCTGGAGCGCATCGTCAAAGGGGCACGGCTGTGGACGGCAACGGAACTTGCGGCGCAAGACGATGCACGGGAAGCCTTGCGTCAAGCCATCCACTTGCATCAGCGCGCGCGCACCCTACATAAGGAACTGCGCGCTGTGGAAGCAGCCCTTGATACGGACGAGACGGGGGAACTCTATGCGCGTCTTAATGATATTCAGAACCAGATCTTGAAAGCGGAAGCCACCGAGGCGCTGATTGACGGCTTTGGTCTTTCATCCGGGCGACCACCCGGCGGGTTCTGA
- a CDS encoding Na/Pi cotransporter family protein codes for MNGSLVLLHLAGAVALLLWATRMVRTGVERAYGERLRRRLRNQMHNPLLSIAFGLVLAIALQSSTAVTLLVGSFVGSGFVSGIAGLMAVRGGELGSALVVKILSYDLTLLVPLCLVAGTSIFLTTERRDWRQNGRILVGVGLLILSLEMTGQATEPLRQSQLLPVIVEYLASDPVTTYLLAALMTWLFHSSVAAVILLTTFASRGLITPELAVVMVLGVNLGSSVIAPILTRNAPSPTRIVPLGNLLMRGAGSLVMLILYETIKPPIAFLGADPVSQVVNAHILFNVIVMLAGIPLSGLVLKATEALVSMNGQKETAPQALATEEYSALDASVLDHPQQALANATREVVGVCDTIEVMLRRIIDLYDKPDQASIHELAALDDRVDRKHGEIKLYLTRLATRDLDDFESLRMQELLGACVKLEQVGDIIVRNMLAHVQKKMDHKLEFTEEGWKELSHFHAMVLTNAHMAFNVVVSRDERTARQLVQEKDRLRELEKQTSMHHFSRLREGSARSIETSTIHLDTISDLKQINSLLASIVYPVLEEQGLLKKTRLRTIKQS; via the coding sequence GTGAATGGTTCGTTGGTCCTCCTGCATCTGGCCGGAGCGGTTGCCTTGCTGCTCTGGGCGACACGCATGGTGCGCACCGGCGTAGAGCGCGCTTATGGTGAGCGTTTGCGCAGACGCCTGCGCAACCAGATGCACAATCCGCTGCTTTCGATCGCCTTTGGCCTTGTCCTTGCCATAGCGCTGCAAAGCTCGACGGCAGTCACCCTCCTCGTCGGTTCGTTCGTCGGTTCCGGCTTCGTCAGCGGCATTGCCGGACTGATGGCGGTTCGGGGCGGCGAACTTGGCTCGGCACTTGTCGTCAAGATTTTGAGCTACGATCTGACACTTCTGGTGCCGCTTTGCCTTGTGGCGGGCACCAGTATCTTCCTGACCACAGAACGCCGAGACTGGCGACAGAACGGGCGAATTCTGGTCGGTGTCGGCCTGCTTATCCTATCGCTGGAGATGACCGGACAGGCCACAGAGCCCTTGCGTCAAAGCCAGCTCTTGCCGGTGATCGTGGAGTATCTCGCAAGTGACCCCGTCACCACCTATCTGCTGGCGGCACTGATGACATGGCTGTTTCATTCAAGCGTTGCAGCGGTCATTCTGTTGACGACCTTCGCCTCGCGCGGTTTGATTACGCCTGAACTGGCCGTGGTTATGGTACTGGGGGTCAATCTTGGTTCTTCGGTCATAGCCCCCATCCTCACCCGTAATGCGCCATCGCCAACCCGTATCGTTCCGCTGGGAAATCTGCTCATGCGCGGTGCGGGTTCACTGGTGATGCTGATACTCTATGAGACCATAAAGCCGCCGATTGCCTTTCTTGGCGCTGACCCTGTCTCGCAAGTCGTCAACGCGCATATTCTGTTCAATGTGATCGTCATGCTGGCAGGCATTCCGCTATCCGGACTGGTTCTCAAGGCGACAGAAGCGCTGGTTTCGATGAATGGCCAGAAAGAGACTGCCCCTCAGGCGCTTGCGACAGAAGAATACAGCGCCCTTGATGCAAGCGTTCTCGACCATCCACAGCAGGCACTGGCCAATGCCACCCGCGAAGTTGTCGGCGTTTGCGATACGATCGAAGTCATGCTGCGGCGCATTATCGACCTTTATGACAAGCCCGATCAGGCCAGCATTCATGAACTTGCAGCCCTTGATGATCGCGTCGATCGCAAACATGGCGAGATAAAACTCTACCTGACGCGGCTTGCCACACGCGATCTCGACGATTTTGAATCGTTGCGTATGCAGGAACTGCTCGGTGCCTGCGTGAAACTCGAACAGGTCGGCGACATTATCGTGCGCAACATGCTGGCGCATGTGCAGAAGAAAATGGATCACAAACTCGAATTCACCGAAGAGGGTTGGAAAGAACTCAGTCACTTCCACGCCATGGTGCTGACCAATGCGCATATGGCGTTCAACGTCGTCGTCTCACGCGACGAACGCACAGCGCGGCAACTGGTGCAGGAAAAGGACCGCCTGCGCGAGCTGGAAAAGCAGACCAGCATGCATCATTTCTCGCGATTGCGCGAAGGCTCTGCCCGCAGTATCGAAACAAGCACCATTCATCTCGATACCATCAGCGATCTCAAACAGATCAATTCGCTTTTGGCATCCATTGTCTATCCGGTGCTGGAAGAACAAGGACTGCTCAAAAAAACCCGTCTGAGAACGATCAAGCAAAGCTGA
- a CDS encoding GatB/YqeY domain-containing protein, with amino-acid sequence MLRQEISQALTVAVKAQDKRRTSTLRLILAAVKDRDIANRGAGKDPVGDEELLAILGKMVKQREESARIYEEGSRIELAEAEREEITIIAEFLPQQMTEEEIKKACEEVIAEIGAEGLRDMGKCMAVLKERYTGQMDFTKASALVKTLLQ; translated from the coding sequence ATGCTTCGCCAGGAGATTTCCCAGGCACTTACTGTTGCAGTCAAGGCTCAAGACAAGCGCCGCACTTCGACGCTGCGTTTGATCCTCGCTGCTGTCAAGGATCGCGATATTGCCAATCGCGGGGCTGGCAAGGATCCGGTGGGCGATGAGGAGCTTCTCGCCATTCTTGGTAAGATGGTCAAGCAGCGTGAAGAATCGGCACGCATCTATGAAGAAGGCAGTCGCATCGAACTGGCCGAGGCGGAGCGTGAGGAAATCACGATTATTGCCGAATTTTTGCCACAGCAGATGACCGAGGAAGAAATAAAGAAGGCCTGCGAAGAGGTTATTGCCGAAATCGGTGCGGAAGGCCTGCGCGACATGGGTAAATGCATGGCCGTTCTGAAAGAACGTTACACCGGCCAAATGGATTTCACCAAGGCGAGTGCGCTTGTGAAGACGTTGCTGCAATAA
- the carA gene encoding glutamine-hydrolyzing carbamoyl-phosphate synthase small subunit, with protein MTETPHKTAPWSTEKRTAVLVLADGTVIEGKGLGATGAIEAEVVFNTALTGYEEILTDPSYAGQIVTFTFPHIGNVGANGEDIEDLNPANRHGAVGAIFKADITTPSNYRANEDLDTWLKNRGVIALADIDTRALTALIRERGAQNAVIAHDPDGNFDLDALKVRAASWSGLIDLDLAKGVSVGQSQVWKEMPWVNGEGYHEQEEAAHHVVALDFGVKRNILRLLTGLGAKVTVLPASATADDVLAHNPDGVFLSNGPGDPAATGEYAVPAIRKLLDSGLPVFGICLGHQMLALALGARTEKMHQGHHGANHPVKDYTTGKVEIVSMNHGFAVDSDSLPENVEETHVSLFDGTNCGLRVIGKPVFSVQHHPEASPGPQDSHYLFRRFINLIREKKGEAALPERDQAA; from the coding sequence ATGACCGAAACGCCCCATAAAACTGCACCCTGGTCTACGGAAAAGCGCACGGCAGTTCTCGTGCTGGCTGACGGCACGGTCATTGAAGGCAAAGGCCTTGGTGCTACCGGCGCGATCGAGGCGGAAGTCGTCTTCAACACCGCGTTGACCGGCTATGAGGAAATTCTGACAGACCCCTCCTATGCGGGGCAGATCGTCACCTTCACATTTCCCCATATCGGCAATGTCGGCGCCAATGGCGAAGATATCGAAGACCTCAACCCTGCCAACCGCCATGGAGCGGTGGGGGCGATCTTCAAAGCGGATATCACGACGCCGTCCAATTATCGCGCAAACGAAGACCTCGATACATGGCTCAAAAACCGTGGCGTCATAGCGCTTGCCGACATCGATACGCGCGCATTGACCGCGCTGATCCGCGAACGTGGCGCACAGAATGCCGTTATCGCTCATGATCCTGACGGCAATTTCGATCTCGATGCTCTGAAAGTACGCGCCGCCAGCTGGAGCGGACTGATCGATCTTGATCTTGCCAAGGGTGTAAGCGTCGGACAAAGCCAGGTCTGGAAAGAAATGCCCTGGGTAAACGGTGAAGGCTATCACGAGCAGGAAGAAGCCGCACATCACGTCGTCGCCCTCGACTTCGGCGTCAAACGGAATATTCTGCGCCTACTGACCGGTCTCGGCGCCAAGGTCACAGTCCTGCCTGCGAGTGCTACGGCTGACGACGTGCTTGCACATAATCCCGACGGGGTGTTTCTGTCCAACGGTCCCGGCGATCCGGCGGCAACGGGGGAATATGCCGTTCCCGCCATCCGCAAACTGCTCGATAGTGGGCTGCCGGTTTTTGGCATTTGTCTGGGCCACCAGATGCTGGCGCTGGCACTCGGTGCCAGAACCGAAAAGATGCATCAGGGCCATCACGGTGCGAACCATCCCGTCAAGGATTATACCACCGGCAAGGTTGAGATCGTCTCGATGAACCACGGCTTTGCGGTCGATTCCGATAGCCTGCCGGAAAATGTCGAGGAAACCCACGTTTCGCTCTTTGACGGCACCAATTGCGGGTTGCGCGTTATCGGCAAGCCGGTCTTCTCGGTACAGCACCATCCGGAAGCATCCCCCGGTCCGCAGGACTCGCATTACCTCTTCCGCCGTTTCATCAACCTGATCCGTGAGAAGAAGGGCGAAGCGGCTCTTCCCGAGCGTGATCAGGCGGCATGA
- a CDS encoding neutral zinc metallopeptidase: MRWQGRRQSDNVEDLRGQQGGNAGGGYRRGGGGLGGPILQLASGRGISGIVILGVVCLGLWAVGINPIPLLLGSGGTGPGVQTQQSGGRSVASGGQISNDEVTQFARVILAETEETWSGIFQSRGQTYTPPTMVLFSNGVRSACGKASSAAGPFYCPGDRKLYIDLTFFNELATKFGASGDFANAYVIAHEVGHHVQNLLGILPKFNQMRQQMSEVQANQMSVRVELQADCFAGVWGYFTNQKGILEAGDLESAINAAHQIGDDTLQRRSQGYVVPDSFNHGTSAQRAKWFQRGFDSGKLESCDTFSGDV, from the coding sequence ATGCGCTGGCAAGGCCGTAGACAGAGTGACAATGTGGAAGATCTGCGCGGGCAGCAGGGCGGAAATGCAGGCGGCGGATACCGTCGTGGCGGTGGCGGACTGGGCGGCCCGATTTTGCAGCTTGCAAGCGGAAGAGGCATTTCCGGGATTGTAATTCTGGGCGTCGTCTGCCTCGGGCTTTGGGCGGTCGGCATTAATCCGATTCCTCTTCTTCTGGGCAGCGGAGGAACGGGACCTGGTGTTCAAACCCAGCAAAGCGGTGGTCGCAGCGTGGCCAGCGGCGGACAGATATCCAATGATGAAGTGACGCAATTTGCCCGTGTTATTCTGGCTGAAACCGAAGAAACATGGAGCGGCATATTCCAGTCGCGCGGCCAGACCTATACGCCGCCGACGATGGTTCTTTTTTCCAATGGTGTGCGCTCGGCCTGCGGCAAGGCTTCTTCGGCAGCAGGTCCATTTTACTGCCCCGGTGATCGCAAGCTCTATATTGACCTGACATTCTTCAATGAACTGGCGACCAAGTTTGGTGCATCGGGCGATTTCGCCAATGCCTATGTGATTGCGCATGAAGTCGGCCATCATGTGCAGAACCTGCTCGGCATTTTGCCGAAATTCAACCAGATGCGTCAGCAGATGAGCGAAGTACAGGCCAACCAGATGTCGGTGCGCGTCGAACTTCAGGCCGATTGTTTTGCCGGTGTCTGGGGCTATTTCACCAACCAGAAAGGTATTCTGGAGGCGGGCGATCTTGAATCGGCGATCAATGCCGCGCATCAGATCGGTGACGATACTTTGCAGCGCCGTTCGCAGGGCTATGTCGTGCCCGACAGCTTTAACCATGGAACATCAGCGCAGCGCGCAAAATGGTTCCAGCGCGGGTTTGACAGCGGCAAGCTCGAATCCTGCGATACGTTTAGCGGTGACGTTTGA